Proteins from a single region of Acidovorax sp. NCPPB 3576:
- a CDS encoding aliphatic sulfonate ABC transporter substrate-binding protein — protein sequence MQRRTLLSAGAAALAGPLASHTAHAAQPLKELRLDYATYSPSSLVLRRFGWLEESFKQDGTAVKWVFSAGSNRALEYLNAGSIDIGSSAGLAALLSKANGNPIRAPYIFSRPEWTALVVRKDSPIQSVKELKGKKVAATKGTDPYLFLLRALQVAGLKRNDVEIVALQHADGRTALEQGRVDAWAGLDPLMAASELDAGSRLIYRNVAFNTYGFLNVREEFLAQRAAETRRVLAGYERARQWILAHTTEAAKILSEEAKVSLEVALLQLKLRTDLSNPQPSQEHIAALQGAAPLLLSEALVRPGTALNQVVTDLVDTQFARSVTNAPAASPA from the coding sequence ATGCAACGACGCACCCTGCTGTCGGCCGGCGCCGCAGCGCTGGCCGGGCCACTGGCCTCGCACACCGCGCACGCCGCGCAGCCGCTGAAGGAACTGCGCCTGGACTACGCCACCTATTCGCCCTCCAGCCTGGTGCTGCGCCGCTTCGGCTGGCTGGAAGAGTCGTTCAAGCAGGACGGCACGGCCGTGAAGTGGGTGTTCAGCGCGGGCAGCAACCGCGCGCTGGAGTATTTGAATGCGGGCAGCATCGACATCGGCTCGTCGGCCGGGCTGGCCGCGCTGCTGTCCAAGGCCAACGGCAACCCGATCCGGGCACCGTACATCTTCTCGCGCCCTGAATGGACGGCGCTGGTGGTGCGCAAGGATTCGCCCATCCAGTCGGTGAAGGAACTCAAGGGCAAGAAGGTCGCCGCCACCAAGGGCACCGACCCGTACCTCTTTTTGCTGCGTGCGCTGCAGGTGGCCGGTTTGAAGCGCAACGACGTGGAGATCGTCGCGCTGCAGCACGCCGACGGCCGCACCGCGCTGGAGCAGGGCCGCGTGGACGCCTGGGCGGGGCTCGATCCGCTGATGGCCGCCAGCGAGCTGGATGCGGGCTCGCGCCTCATCTACCGCAACGTGGCGTTCAACACCTATGGCTTTTTGAACGTGCGCGAAGAGTTCCTGGCCCAGCGCGCCGCCGAGACGCGCCGCGTGCTGGCCGGCTACGAGCGCGCCCGCCAATGGATCCTGGCCCACACCACCGAGGCGGCCAAAATCCTGTCGGAGGAGGCCAAGGTCAGCCTGGAGGTGGCGCTGCTGCAGCTGAAACTGCGCACCGACCTGTCCAACCCGCAGCCTTCGCAGGAACACATCGCCGCGCTGCAGGGCGCCGCCCCGCTGCTCCTGTCCGAAGCCCTGGTGCGGCCCGGCACGGCGTTGAACCAGGTGGTGACCGACCTGGTGGACACGCAGTTCGCACGCAGCGTGACGAACGCGCCGGCGGCCTCGCCGGCCTGA
- a CDS encoding ABC transporter permease yields the protein MSAHPQEWSGIGPALEPVRTAPRRRGWSALGMGWILPAVVLAVWEGAVRAGWVRPHLLPAPTEIVQTLIAFGGQGLASHVLASSARVAAGFAIGTVLAIAIGALVGLSRRAEGLLDPTFQALRAIPSLAWVPLLLLWLGIDEASKIALIAIGAFFPVYMGVASGFRDVDRKLVEAARMHRLGSVAMVRRVLLPAALPAVLTGLRNGLSLAWMFMVAAELIAATRGLGYLLTDGREMGRADIVLAAIVLLALLGKITDTGMAWLERRWLSWRDTYDTAARD from the coding sequence ATGTCCGCCCACCCGCAGGAATGGTCCGGCATCGGCCCGGCCTTGGAGCCCGTCCGCACCGCACCGCGCCGCCGGGGCTGGAGCGCGCTGGGCATGGGCTGGATCCTGCCGGCCGTAGTGTTGGCCGTGTGGGAAGGCGCCGTGCGCGCCGGCTGGGTCCGCCCGCACCTGCTGCCCGCGCCCACGGAAATCGTCCAGACCCTGATCGCCTTTGGCGGGCAGGGCCTGGCCAGCCATGTGCTGGCCAGCAGCGCGCGCGTGGCGGCGGGCTTTGCCATCGGCACCGTGCTGGCGATCGCCATCGGAGCGCTGGTCGGGCTGTCGCGCCGGGCCGAAGGGCTGCTGGACCCCACTTTCCAGGCGCTGCGCGCCATCCCGTCGCTGGCCTGGGTGCCGCTGCTGCTGCTGTGGCTGGGCATCGACGAGGCGTCCAAGATCGCCTTGATTGCCATCGGCGCGTTCTTCCCGGTCTACATGGGCGTGGCCTCGGGCTTTCGCGACGTGGACCGCAAGCTGGTGGAGGCCGCGCGCATGCACCGGCTGGGTTCTGTGGCCATGGTGCGCCGCGTGCTGCTGCCGGCGGCCCTGCCGGCGGTGCTGACCGGGCTGCGCAACGGCCTGAGCCTGGCGTGGATGTTCATGGTGGCGGCCGAGCTCATCGCCGCCACGCGCGGCCTGGGCTATTTACTGACCGACGGCCGCGAGATGGGCCGCGCCGACATCGTGCTGGCGGCCATCGTGCTGCTGGCGCTGCTGGGCAAGATTACCGACACGGGCATGGCCTGGCTCGAACGCCGGTGGCTGTCCTGGCGCGACACCTACGACACCGCTGCGCGCGATTGA
- a CDS encoding ABC transporter ATP-binding protein, which yields MNALQDAAAPAATIATDGPLRQAQDANSGPLLQAQDANSGPLLQARVRRKAYGDQPVLQNVQLDIAPGEVVSLVGASGCGKSTLLRIVAGLDTQYDGHVRLAGEPQQGITQDIGFIFQEPRLFPWLTVAENVAFDLGRAGRSHPQVRELLAEVGLAGFEDRLPKQLSGGQAQRVAIARGLFTRPRLLLLDEPFSAVDAFTRARLQQLLAEVARRHGLALLLVTHDVDEALILSDRVVVLEARAGAELQVIDNPLPRPRRREDASLGVLRVRVLDALRHAHAF from the coding sequence ATGAATGCATTGCAAGACGCCGCGGCCCCTGCGGCCACCATTGCAACGGACGGGCCGCTGCGGCAGGCCCAGGATGCGAATAGCGGGCCGCTGCTGCAGGCCCAGGATGCGAATAGCGGGCCGCTGCTGCAGGCCCGCGTGCGCCGCAAGGCCTACGGTGACCAGCCCGTGCTGCAGAACGTGCAGCTGGACATCGCCCCCGGCGAGGTGGTCAGCCTCGTGGGCGCGAGCGGCTGCGGCAAGAGCACGTTGCTGCGCATCGTCGCGGGGCTGGACACGCAGTACGACGGCCACGTGCGCCTGGCCGGCGAGCCGCAGCAGGGCATCACGCAGGACATCGGCTTCATCTTCCAGGAGCCGCGCCTGTTCCCCTGGCTCACCGTGGCCGAGAACGTGGCGTTCGATCTGGGCCGCGCCGGGCGCAGTCACCCGCAGGTGCGCGAGCTGCTGGCCGAAGTGGGGCTGGCGGGCTTCGAAGACCGGCTACCGAAGCAGCTGTCCGGCGGCCAGGCGCAGCGCGTGGCCATCGCCCGGGGCCTGTTCACGCGGCCGCGCCTGCTGCTGCTGGACGAGCCCTTTTCCGCCGTCGATGCCTTCACCCGCGCGCGGCTGCAGCAACTGCTGGCCGAGGTGGCGCGCCGCCACGGCCTGGCGCTGCTGCTGGTCACGCACGACGTGGACGAGGCGCTCATCCTGAGCGACCGCGTGGTGGTGCTGGAGGCGCGCGCCGGGGCTGAGCTGCAGGTGATCGACAACCCGCTGCCCCGCCCGCGCCGGCGAGAAGACGCATCGCTGGGTGTCCTGCGCGTGCGGGTGCTGGACGCGCTGCGGCACGCCCACGCGTTCTGA
- a CDS encoding methionine ABC transporter permease has product MSLTLSIPFERYTQALADTLTMVGTSAAIAFVAGIPLAVLLIVTAPGGFLASPRIHRGVGSVVNGFRATPFIVLLVALIPFTRLVTGTTIGVWAAIVPLAISATPFFSRIAEVSLREVDPGLIEAAQAMGCRKWHIVWHVYLPEALPGIVGGFTITLVALISSSAMAGAVGAGGLGDLAIRYGYQRFDTQVMLIVIAVLIALVSLVQFGGDRWVRWLRSR; this is encoded by the coding sequence ATGTCGCTGACGTTGAGCATTCCCTTTGAGCGCTACACCCAGGCGTTGGCCGACACGCTGACGATGGTGGGCACCTCGGCCGCCATCGCCTTCGTGGCGGGCATTCCGCTGGCGGTGCTGCTGATCGTGACCGCGCCCGGGGGCTTTCTCGCCTCGCCGCGCATCCACCGCGGGGTGGGCAGCGTGGTCAACGGCTTTCGGGCCACGCCCTTCATCGTGCTGCTGGTGGCGCTGATTCCGTTCACGCGGCTGGTCACGGGCACCACCATCGGCGTGTGGGCGGCCATCGTGCCGCTGGCCATCAGCGCCACGCCGTTCTTCTCGCGGATCGCCGAGGTGAGCCTGCGCGAGGTGGACCCGGGCCTGATCGAGGCCGCGCAGGCCATGGGCTGCCGCAAGTGGCACATCGTCTGGCACGTCTATCTGCCCGAGGCGCTGCCCGGCATCGTCGGCGGCTTCACCATCACGCTGGTGGCGCTCATCAGCTCGTCCGCCATGGCGGGCGCGGTGGGCGCGGGCGGCCTGGGCGACCTGGCGATCCGCTATGGCTACCAGCGCTTCGACACGCAGGTGATGCTGATCGTCATCGCCGTGCTGATCGCGCTGGTGTCGCTGGTGCAGTTCGGCGGCGACCGGTGGGTGCGCTGGCTGCGCAGCCGGTAG
- a CDS encoding methionine ABC transporter ATP-binding protein — MSLTAASPSPVWRSAAGTAPSPAAAPAGAPQPRAGAAPPPAPSAEAGAPSGSVVFEQLGKVYASSAGPVAALENISLQIPAGSIFGIIGRSGAGKSSLLRTINRLESPTSGRVRVDGTDIATLDDDGLVALRRRIGMIFQHFNLLAAKTVYDNVALPLRVAGWRPAAIHQRVEELLALVGLSDKHRTYPARLSGGQKQRVGIARALATAPEILLCDEATSALDPETTHSILQLLRDINRRLGITVILITHEMSVIREIADQVLVLEQGRIAERGEVWKVFGAPQHDATRALLAPLQHGLPDDLQARLQAEPPAHGSYQRIVRLGYTGEGGLEPDFARIAQALHSPVRLVHGGIDRIRGHAQGRLLLSVPGAVALPPLSSLVQGPGAIAHSIEVIGHVADVEHSL; from the coding sequence ATGAGCCTGACCGCCGCCTCCCCTTCACCCGTCTGGCGCAGCGCTGCCGGCACGGCCCCCTCCCCCGCCGCGGCGCCTGCCGGGGCACCGCAGCCCCGCGCCGGGGCGGCACCGCCGCCCGCACCATCGGCGGAGGCCGGCGCACCTTCGGGCTCCGTGGTCTTCGAGCAGCTCGGCAAGGTGTACGCGTCGTCCGCCGGGCCGGTGGCGGCGCTGGAGAACATCAGCCTCCAGATCCCCGCCGGCAGCATCTTCGGCATCATCGGGCGCAGCGGCGCGGGCAAGTCGAGTCTGCTGCGCACCATCAACCGTCTGGAGTCGCCCACCTCGGGCCGCGTGCGGGTGGATGGCACCGACATCGCCACGCTGGACGACGATGGCCTGGTGGCCTTGCGCCGGCGCATCGGCATGATCTTCCAGCACTTCAACCTGCTGGCCGCCAAGACGGTGTACGACAACGTGGCACTGCCGCTGCGCGTGGCCGGCTGGCGGCCCGCCGCCATCCACCAGCGGGTGGAGGAACTGCTGGCCCTGGTGGGCCTCTCGGACAAGCACCGCACCTACCCCGCGCGCCTGTCGGGCGGGCAAAAGCAGCGCGTGGGCATCGCCCGGGCGCTGGCCACGGCGCCGGAGATCCTGCTGTGCGACGAGGCCACCTCGGCGCTGGACCCGGAGACCACGCATTCCATCCTGCAACTGCTGCGGGACATCAACCGGCGCTTGGGGATCACCGTCATCCTCATCACGCACGAGATGAGCGTGATCCGCGAGATCGCCGACCAGGTGCTGGTGCTGGAGCAGGGCCGCATCGCCGAGCGGGGCGAGGTGTGGAAGGTGTTCGGCGCGCCGCAGCACGACGCCACGCGCGCGCTGCTGGCGCCGCTGCAGCACGGCCTGCCCGACGACCTGCAGGCGCGGCTGCAGGCCGAGCCACCGGCGCACGGCAGCTATCAACGCATCGTGCGGCTGGGCTACACCGGCGAGGGCGGGCTGGAGCCCGATTTCGCGCGCATCGCCCAGGCCCTGCACAGCCCGGTGCGCCTGGTGCATGGCGGCATCGACCGCATCCGCGGCCACGCGCAGGGACGGCTGTTGCTGTCCGTTCCCGGCGCGGTGGCGCTGCCCCCGCTTTCATCCCTGGTGCAAGGCCCTGGCGCCATTGCCCATTCCATCGAGGTGATCGGCCATGTCGCTGACGTTGAGCATTCCCTTTGA